One Phaseolus vulgaris cultivar G19833 chromosome 11, P. vulgaris v2.0, whole genome shotgun sequence genomic window carries:
- the LOC137831410 gene encoding pentatricopeptide repeat-containing protein At3g58590, with protein sequence MSCHGQGLRHGQLLLNLLEACSTIRSSNTAKCLHALSITIGPIPKQSIFIHNNILSLYTSLGEVLDARKMFDALPNRTVVSYNTLITAYCRRGDVDDAWNLLSHMRGSGFTPTQYTLTGLLSCEFLNLCQGSQLQALSIRNGLFGADSFVGTALLGLFGRHGCWDEVFSAFEYMPQKSLVTWNSMIFLLGRNGFVEECKILFHDLVRTGMSLSEGSFVAVLSGLVYSEEDLEYGEQIHGLMVKCGFGCEITALNTLISAYVRCKAMFAVERLFEQVPVQNVVSWNTVMDALVTSERPMAALELFLNMVSSGLMPTQATFVAVIQSCSSLRILVFGESVHAKVVRSGFETDVVVGTALIDFYAQCSKFILAHKCFDQIEEKNLVSWNALIVGYSNICSSTAILLLQEMLQLGYSPNEFSFSAVLKSSSLSSLHQLHGLIIRAGYESNEYVLSSLVLSYTRNGLINEAFSFVEEFENPLPVVSSNIIAGIYNRTCQYYEAIKLLSLLEKPDIVSWNIVISAWTRSNDYDKAFTLFKHMHSACIRPDSYTFMSVLSGCTKLCRLDLGSSLHGLVIKTNLGNFDTFLGNALIDMYGKCGSIDSSVKVFEEIMHKNIITWTTLITALGLNGLAYESVMKFRNMKMMGLKPDALALRAVLSSCRYGGLVEEAMEIFRQMGTSNGMPLEHDHYHIMVDLLAKNGQIREAEKIIASMPFPPNANIWRSFLEGYSRQ encoded by the coding sequence ATGAGTTGCCATGGACAGGGTCTCCGACATGGCCAGCTCCTCCTCAATTTACTCGAAGCGTGTTCCACCATTCGGTCCTCCAACACCGCCAAATGTCTCCATGCACTCTCCATTACAATTGGTCCCATTCCAAAGCAATCCATTTTCATTCACAACAACATCCTCTCATTATACACTTCCCTTGGTGAAGTGCTCGATGCACGCAAGATGTTCGATGCTTTGCCCAACAGAACAGTTGTCTCGTACAACACACTCATCACTGCTTATTGTCGACGTGGGGATGTAGATGATGCATGGAACCTTCTCTCCCACATGAGGGGGAGTGGTTTTACGCCTACCCAGTACACCCTCACAGGGCTGTTGTCGTGTGAATTCTTGAATCTTTGTCAGGGTTCTCAGTTGCAGGCTTTGAGCATCAGGAATGGGCTCTTTGGTGCTGATTCTTTCGTGGGTACTGCATTATTGGGCTTGTTTGGGAGGCATGGATGTTGGGATGAAGTTTTTTCTGCCTTTGAATATATGCCCCAGAAGAGCTTGGTGACATGGAACTCCATGATATTCTTGCTGGGGCGTAATGGGTTCGTTGAAGAGTGTAAGATTTTGTTTCATGATCTTGTGAGGACGGGGATGTCTTTGTCGGAAGGTTCTTTTGTTGCTGTGTTGTCTGGACTTGTTTATTCTGAGGAGGATTTGGAATATGGTGAACAGATACATGGGTTAATGGTCAAATGTGGGTTTGGTTGTGAAATTACTGCACTTAATACTCTTATCAGTGCGTATGTCAGGTGCAAAGCAATGTTCGCAGTGGAAAGATTGTTTGAGCAGGTTCCTGTTCAGAATGTTGTATCCTGGAATACTGTTATGGATGCATTGGTTACAAGTGAGAGACCTATGGCGGCATTGGAGTTGTTTTTGAATATGGTAAGCAGTGGATTGATGCCAACTCAGGCCACGTTTGTTGCTGTTATTCAATCCTGTAGTAGCTTGAGAATTCTGGTATTTGGAGAATCTGTCCATGCTAAGGTAGTCAGGAGTGGTTTTGAGACTGATGTTGTTGTGGGTACTGCATTGATAGACTTCTATGCCCAATGTAGTAAGTTTATTTTAGCTCATAAATGTTTTGATCAGATAGAAGagaaaaatttggtttcttggaatgctttgataGTGGGTTACTCAAACATTTGCTCTTCCACAGCAATTCTATTGTTACAAGAAATGCTCCAATTGGGTTATTCCCCAAATGAGTTTTCTTTTTCTGCTGTTCTCAAGTCATCTTCACTGTCTAGCCTTCATCAGCTACACGGTTTGATTATAAGAGCAGGGTACGAGAGTAATGAATACGTATTAAGCTCTCTTGTTTTGTCTTACACCAGAAATGGTCTCATAAATGAAGCATTTTCTTTTGTCGAAGAATTTGAGAACCCACTTCCTGTAGTCTCATCTAACATCATTGCTGGAATCTATAACAGAACTTGCCAGTACTATGAAGCAATAAAGCTACTTTCTTTGCTAGAAAAACCCGATATTGTGTCCTGGAACATTGTCATTTCAGCTTGGACTCGGAGCAATGATTATGACAAAGCTTTTACACTTTTCAAGCATATGCATTCAGCATGCATCCGTCCAGATAGTTACACATTTATGAGTGTATTATCTGGGTGTACCAAACTTTGTCGTCTGGATTTGGGTAGTTCTCTACATGGACTTGTTATAAAGACTAATCTTGGTAATTTCGACACATTTTTGGGAAATGCACTAATTGACATGTATGGGAAGTGTGGAAGCATTGATAGCTCAGTGAAAGTTTTTGAAGAAATTATGCACAAAAATATCATTACATGGACAACTTTAATCACTGCACTTGGGTTGAATGGTCTTGCTTATGAGTCAGTAATGAAATTCCGAAACATGAAAATGATGGGGTTGAAGCCTGATGCATTAGCACTCAGAGCAGTGCTTTCTTCATGCAGATATGGTGGATTAGTGGAAGAAGCCATGGAAATTTTCAGGCAGATGGGAACTAGTAATGGGATGCCACTAGAACATGATCATTACCATATTATGGTTGACCTACTGGCAAAAAATGGACAAATTAGGGAAGCTGAGAAAATCATTGCAAGCATGCCTTTCCCACCAAATGCTAATATATGGCGTAGCTTCCTTGAAGGCTACAGTAGGCAATAA